CACACACTACTTTTGCGGAAGGTCAAGTCTCCGCGTGGCGATGAGGTGCACTTCTTGATGGGCCCAAACTTATGTAAGTTTGGGGTGCACGAGTTCGCCATTATCACCGGCCTGAGCTGCTCCTGTCCACCACTTGCCGTTGACATTGAACCTCACATTACTTCCTCCCGCCTAGTTGATACATATTTCAGTGTGGAACCCGAAAAAGACATTCGGTTCAGTATCTTGGAACGAGCTTTTAGTATGTGCGATGTACCTGATGATTTGTACAAGCTCGGTTTGGTTTACTTTGTGGAGGGGATACTATTGGGCGCTGAGAACGACAATGCTATTTGGTGAGATTCATTGTCGATGGTCGAGGATTTAGATTATTTTGAGAAGTATCCATGGGGATCCCTTTCATTTGATACAACTGTGAAACAATTCAATAGAGATATGAAAGCGATTGGTGGTACAATACCAGGTAAGAAGGTGAAGAAGATCATTGAGGCGGAGTCTTCTAAGGGTTTTAAGGTGGAGGCAAAGTACACTTGCAAGGGGTATCCACCAGCCTTGCAATATTGGGCGTACGAGACGATTCTTGATTTACAGAAGGAACACGCCAAGCCCTGTGGATTCAAGTTCCCTAGGATGCTACAGTGGGAGAGCATAGGCCAGCCGAAGCATTTGCATTTGAAGGATGTACTTGCGAGGAGACATGTAAGTTataaaacatttaaataattcaagaaattttgaattatACTAATCAACTTATGTCATTTCTAATTTGATTGTTGTGTTTCCATTACAGTtgtcatgcatttctatcctaaggCCTCGACCAAATGATCGAGACTTCTTTGATGCCGTATATCAGAGGACAGAGGGGGATGCTCCTAGGTATGCGATGCTGCAGAATATGATCCAGCCTGCACCAGAGGATGGAAGACCTTACGATCCTGAGGCAGAGGCTGTTGCGGTGGCTGAGATAGCCGTTGAGGCTGGCATATTTGTGGAGGATGCCCCGACAGAGTCTGCTCCAGATACTAGTACAGAACCTActtctgctcctgctcctgctcctggggCTTATGAGGAGGTGTTGGGTGAGATAGCCAGACTATCAGGTGCAGTGGACGATGTTAAGGCCACTCTAGGTATCGTCCTTAAAAATCAAGAAGTCATATTAGAGAAGCTGGCAACACTAGGTAGTATACCTACTCCTGCACCTACTCCTGCACATACTCATGCACCCACTCCAACAGATGATGTAGAGTACGACATTCTCCCCTCATGTTACGAGCCTTCTGTTGGAGAAGCCACACCTTCTCAGCCAGTGCAGACGGTCTTAGGTACGACTAATCCATGAGtttctttttgttttaaaaaGATTAGATACTAATTGCTCCTTTACAGGTAAGCGTACTAGACAGAGACCAGTAAGGTACGAGGAATATACTCCAGCAGCCAAGAAACCAAAGTTCAAGGACCCAGTTACGATCCTTCCTTTAAAGGTGTTGGATCAAGATATGTTGACAACTTTTAACCGATGGGTACTCGGTGAGATTGATAACAGCAGACCGAGGAAGTTGGAATGTTGTGATGGGACCCCTGTTTGGTTCTTGAAGTTGAAGGTGGCAAAAGAATGGTTGGCAGAAACTGTAAGTCTCTTATGTTTGTTAGaacatttatctcattttaaCAATCCACTCTTCCTTAACGTTACTCTATTTATTTGCAGCATCTCGACGCTGCGAATTATCTTATACGGAGACGTCTTTTTGAGTTGCCGAAGACGTACCCCGTGAAAGCCACCGTACTTGATTCatcatttgcacaatatattcctGCCAGATACGAGGAATTCAAGAAAAATGGCAGGACTTACCAATGGGACTCGGACATTCTTGATTTCCTGAAGGGAGATGCCAAAAAGTACAAGAAGCCTTGGGGTGATTGCAACGAGGTCTACTTCCACTGGTGCATGGAAAATTGGCACTGGGTCCTTTGCGAAATAAATTTCGCTGATTGGATGATCACTGTATTTGACTCAGATCATTCTAACTTTAGCCATAATAAGTTGTCTGAGTTGATGGAGCCTTGGACTAGGATGCTTCCATCTTTACTCAACGCTTCTGGTATGTTTAAAGGACACCCCAAGTTAAAAATAGCTAGACCGAAGATCACCGTTCCAAACTTTGATTGGCAGCGCATGTCCACTGATATTGTCCCACAGTCTAGAACCAGGTAGAcgtactaaattcagattttcaataATGTTCTCCTTTAATTTTCAATACACTCACAATAAAGATTTCTTGGTTTCAGCGGAGATTGCGGTGTATTCGCCATCAAACACTTGGAGTTCATTCTTGGAGACATTCCCTTATCATATGCCATCGAGGACAACATTCAGTACTTCAGGGATAAATTATGTATTGACATTTTTTATGAGAATGTGTACCCTTGATGTTAGAACATTTATTTTGATTTCGATGACACACAATAGTATATTTCTCCTTAGTATTGTATATAAAAAATGTCGTTTCGATTAACAAagtccattaatacacaaatataaagagtaacaaagtccatcaatacacaaataaaaagagtaACAAAGACCATTAGTACCCAAATAAAAAGTTTAACATTGATGCCATAAATTTCAAACACGAACTTTACAAGTTGCCCTATTATGGCCTAGACCTCCACAAGTGCTGCACTTGCGTGGAACAACCAATTTATCTCCATTGGAAGGATGGCGTTTCGTCTTAGgcctaccttgtttcttctttggacgaccaacCGGGTTTTTCTGCGCAGGTGTTCTCACTGTTATTGTCATAATGTCATGTGGAACAATCCACTCTTCCTCGTTACCAGTAGGATATATAAATTATGTGTAAGAGGACCTCCATGTCTCAATTTTATAGTAATCTGAACACAACGAATAAAAGTTCACCCCTCGCTTAAGGGA
This genomic interval from Humulus lupulus chromosome 8, drHumLupu1.1, whole genome shotgun sequence contains the following:
- the LOC133795052 gene encoding uncharacterized protein LOC133795052, with amino-acid sequence MVEDLDYFEKYPWGSLSFDTTVKQFNRDMKAIGGTIPGKKVKKIIEAESSKGFKVEAKYTCKGYPPALQYWAYETILDLQKEHAKPCGFKFPRMLQWESIGQPKHLHLKDVLARRHLSCISILRPRPNDRDFFDAVYQRTEGDAPRYAMLQNMIQPAPEDGRPYDPEAEAVAVAEIAVEAGIFVEDAPTESAPDTSTEPTSAPAPAPGAYEEVLGEIARLSGAVDDVKATLGIVLKNQEVILEKLATLGSIPTPAPTPAHTHAPTPTDDVEYDILPSCYEPSVGEATPSQPVQTVLGKRTRQRPVRYEEYTPAAKKPKFKDPVTILPLKVLDQDMLTTFNRWVLGEIDNSRPRKLECCDGTPVWFLKLKVAKEWLAETHLDAANYLIRRRLFELPKTYPVKATVLDSSFAQYIPARYEEFKKNGRTYQWDSDILDFLKGDAKKYKKPWGDCNEVYFHWCMENWHWVLCEINFADWMITVFDSDHSNFSHNKLSELMEPWTRMLPSLLNASGMFKGHPKLKIARPKITVPNFDWQRMSTDIVPQSRTSGDCGVFAIKHLEFILGDIPLSYAIEDNIQYFRDKLCIDIFYENVYP